In Candidatus Eisenbacteria bacterium, a single window of DNA contains:
- a CDS encoding PDZ domain-containing protein, protein MGRSLTANASTGDEEVIIQQISEAEDRRGWMGIHVQDLTSSLAEALEVEEDGVLVSEVGNASPAEKAGLKAQDVILSINGKPIQDVDELMGTMANTAPDEKIHLQIVRDGRKKEIDMTLAAKPEMDDEVYIDRFGGGSDNLDWHMLQRFPPGLRIFKGFPSKTKTRLGVNIIEPDEALASYFDISEGRGVLITKVLAESPAEEAGLKSGDVVLSVDGKEITTTKGLQAAIEEAVPGEVEMKILRKGKEMKMKVHLGEADSHDSIHRKYGDPSDQGRLPEELQEQLQEMKGQLKKLQKEMEELRKNITDKK, encoded by the coding sequence ATGGGAAGGTCTTTGACAGCCAATGCCTCCACCGGGGATGAAGAGGTCATCATCCAGCAGATTTCCGAAGCAGAGGACCGCCGGGGGTGGATGGGCATTCATGTCCAAGACCTCACTTCCAGCTTGGCCGAAGCGTTGGAGGTTGAAGAGGATGGTGTCCTCGTGAGCGAAGTCGGGAACGCATCGCCGGCAGAGAAGGCGGGATTGAAGGCGCAAGATGTGATTCTTTCGATCAATGGCAAACCGATCCAGGATGTTGATGAGCTGATGGGGACAATGGCGAATACAGCGCCAGACGAGAAAATCCATCTACAGATCGTCCGCGATGGAAGGAAAAAAGAAATCGACATGACTCTGGCCGCAAAGCCGGAAATGGATGATGAAGTTTATATTGACAGATTCGGCGGAGGCTCGGATAACCTCGATTGGCACATGCTCCAGAGGTTTCCGCCGGGTTTGAGAATCTTCAAAGGCTTTCCTTCAAAGACGAAGACACGGCTCGGTGTCAACATTATCGAGCCGGATGAGGCGTTGGCCTCCTACTTTGACATTTCGGAAGGCCGCGGTGTTCTCATCACAAAGGTTCTGGCCGAGTCTCCGGCCGAGGAAGCCGGTCTGAAGTCGGGTGATGTGGTTCTTTCTGTAGATGGAAAAGAGATCACCACAACCAAGGGACTCCAGGCGGCCATAGAAGAGGCCGTCCCCGGTGAAGTTGAAATGAAGATCCTGCGCAAGGGAAAAGAGATGAAGATGAAAGTCCATTTGGGGGAGGCTGATTCTCACGATTCGATTCACCGCAAATATGGAGATCCGTCGGACCAGGGGAGACTCCCTGAGGAGCTGCAGGAGCAATTACAAGAGATGAAAGGTCAATTGAAGAAACTTCAGAAGGAAATGGAGGAACTCCGAAAGAATATCACGGACAAGAAATAG